The genomic interval AATCCTGTAAGACTGCTTCTAACGAAAATGTGACCATAGAGGGAGTAGGAAGAGGGAGAATATTCTGTTGTAAGCAGTGTAACTACAAGAGTAAAAGAGCCAAAGATATGTCTTCACACATCGTCATCCACACTGGAGACAGGCCGTTTGAATGCGACATATGTTTGAAAACCTATACGCAGCTTAGCTCTCTCCAAGGTCACAGGGAAATCGCACACAAGCTGTATATCCTTCAAATGACATGTCACATTTGTGGCAAGTTTATGAAAGGTCGTCGGCGAGTTAGTAGACATGTACGGAGCCACTCACAAGTTGAATGCCCAGTGTGCAACAAAACGGTAACCAAATTGTCAATTGTACAACACATGAAAAGGCACAGTGGTGTCAAAAGTTACACATGTGAAAAATGTGCATCCACATTTTATACCATGGCCGAGTTGTGCAATCATAAGCGTTGGAAGCATGGCAAGACAGCATTTAAATGTGACCAGTGCGACTTCAGTTCTAACAAAGAACAGGTTATGAAGAGGCACAGAGTTAAACATTCTGATAACAATATACCCTGCACGGTTTGTGGAAGATTTTTCCTTACAGAAGTGAGGCTGGTGTTGCATCAAAAGCTGCATTTCACTGAGAAGAAACATGGGTGTTCACATTGTGAATCGAGGTTCTTTAAAAGGGATTCATTACGGAGGCACTTGAAGGCAAAGCATTCTGTAACACTCCCGGTCATAAAGACAGCTGCACTTGTGGTCAAAACTGAGGCAAATGGTCTGTTGCAAGCTGAAGTGACTGAATGATTGCTTAAACTTAAGTAAAGATATGGTAAAAATAATGGTTAAATGAATAAAGT from Maniola hyperantus chromosome 4, iAphHyp1.2, whole genome shotgun sequence carries:
- the LOC117997172 gene encoding zinc finger protein 260-like, whose amino-acid sequence is MSKKIIVCRVCLEPHKNDCVSLSEKYLDFILYEFINTITNLKIRLSDGLPDKICKSCYSQLISSIDFKEKCEASDVILRSNRIKVEILPVEAKHSPVKREDAGGTIKIEYDDVYFDDTFDYPLDSEHEPEHDVKEEKIEEQCVVYPIEVPEEEPDIKTKNELRPSRAIDLKLICDDCGGSFKSKCKLKVHWKKTHMYDALVCPICKRAFKSYRAFHVHKKKKTQSCKTASNENVTIEGVGRGRIFCCKQCNYKSKRAKDMSSHIVIHTGDRPFECDICLKTYTQLSSLQGHREIAHKLYILQMTCHICGKFMKGRRRVSRHVRSHSQVECPVCNKTVTKLSIVQHMKRHSGVKSYTCEKCASTFYTMAELCNHKRWKHGKTAFKCDQCDFSSNKEQVMKRHRVKHSDNNIPCTVCGRFFLTEVRLVLHQKLHFTEKKHGCSHCESRFFKRDSLRRHLKAKHSVTLPVIKTAALVVKTEANGLLQAEVTE